A part of Crassostrea angulata isolate pt1a10 chromosome 5, ASM2561291v2, whole genome shotgun sequence genomic DNA contains:
- the LOC128185515 gene encoding uncharacterized protein LOC128185515 yields the protein MKRRSQLNASKYEDSASDTNSDEIMVHEADSIAHSNDDTVALRIENSLANEEDNNNEEDNNDEEDNHEEDRTAEDTQIKEVHVDTSTDGDDAEDDTEEDDDDNDLDNTNSRENPAYEQQTEPLPRRSQRAKKTTSWITSGDYIVNQQVLTKQPDWKIRADYLQTLVSSDVFNSKNSKELIEKTLLQIISGRH from the coding sequence atgaaaagaagATCTCAATTGAATGCTTCAAAATATGAAGATTCTGCATCAGATACCAACAGTGATGAGATAATGGTGCATGAAGCAGATTCCATTGCACATAGCAACGACGATACTGTTGCTTTGAGAATAGAGAATTCATTGGCCAATGAAGAAGATAACAACAATGAAGAAGATAACAATGATGAAGAAGACAACCATGAAGAAGATAGAACTGCAGAAGATACTCAGATAAaggaagtacatgtagatacatCTACAGATGGTGATGATGCTGAAGATGATACtgaagaagatgatgatgataatgatttGGATAATACCAATTCTAGAGAAAATCCAGCTTACGAACAGCAGACAGAACCATTACCAAGGAGATCTCAGAGAGCAAAGAAAACAACATCATGGATTACAAGTGGCGATTATATAGTAAATCAACAGGTATTAACAAAACAACCAGATTGGAAGATAAGAGCAGACTACCTTCAGACATTAGTCTCTAGTGATGTTTTTAACTCTAAAAATAGCAAAGAACTTATAGAAAAGACTCTACTACAGATCATTTCTGGTAGACATTag